A DNA window from Leishmania donovani BPK282A1 complete genome, chromosome 25 contains the following coding sequences:
- a CDS encoding MGT2 magnesium transporter, which translates to MMRSKLDGVTSGVAEAHQLSPLVARQRYLTVNRSGGSFWFVRKDVMLKNLQVSQDSTLWLDVEGETPEERRAILNDLPWRVNIPSAVLDAVARPTESDVVELQPSLAQYAHGVLSCAINPLYDTTDETAAVDEDNFSGEAFDAARGFVWCSVLITDTLIVTMHDKRFLGLEEVVRALEMRMNPMDTTSLGNSVLTPSIVFATLVAYSSEMMLPDPTTLLSEVDCIDEMVLLIAPGVRDQPDLLRRIALLRRRISSFRGLLYMKEKLLRELVTPSMRGSFVACDMVHVMPIYKEALDKNTKMADRLDDARDILNQANLNFVTGVSMRMSQSSANMDFKMQILSQVAVICLPLNLLASIFGMNCKVAWQADDYPDLRAFWGIVALMVAWVLVCSIPTIRHILRGNAAKAIVPTDS; encoded by the coding sequence ATGATGCGCTCCAAGCTGGACGGCGTCACTTCTGGCGTCGCTGAGGCACACCAGTTGTCGCCGCTCGTCGCCCGCCAGCGCTACCTCACCGTcaaccgcagcggcggctcctTCTGGTTTGTGCGCAAGGACGTGATGCTGAAGAACTTGCAGGTGAGTCAGGACAGCACTCTCTGGCTGGACGTGGAGGGCGAGACGCCGGAGGAGCGCCGTGCCATCCTGAATGACCTTCCGTGGCGCGTGAACATCccgtcggcggtgctggatgCTGTTGCGAGGCCGACGGAGAGTGACGTGGTGGAGCTACAGCCGAGCCTGGCGCAGTACGCTCACGGTGTGCTGAGCTGCGCCATCAATCCGCTGTACGACACCACCGATGAGACCGCCGCGGTTGACGAGGACAACTTCAGCGGCGAGGCCTTCGACGCCGCTCGTGGCTTTGTCTGGTGCTCGGTGCTCATCACGGACACGCTGATCGTGACGATGCACGACAAGAGGTTCCTCGGTCTGGAAGAGGTGGTGCGGGCCCTGGAAATGCGCATGAATCCGATGGACACGACCAGCCTCGGGAACAGCGTGCTCACGCCGAGCATCGTCTTCGCCACGCTGGTCGCGTACTCCAGTGAGATGATGCTGCCGGACCCGACGACGCTACTGAGTGAGGTGGACTGCATCGACGAGATGGTGCTCCTCATCGCGCCGGGCGTGCGTGACCAGCCggacctgctgcggcgtattgcccttctgcgccgccgcatctcctccttCCGTGGCCTGCTCTACATGAAGGAGAAACTGCTGCGCGAGTTGGTGACGCCCTCCATGCGCGGCAGCTTCGTCGCGTGTGACATGGTGCACGTCATGCCCATCTacaaggaggcgctggacaAGAACACGAAGATGGCGGACCGCCTCGACGACGCGCGTGACATCTTGAATCAGGCGAACCTGAACTTCGTGACGGGTGTGTCGATGCGCATGTCGCAGAGCTCGGCGAACATGGACTTCAAGATGCAGATCCTCAGCCAGGTCGCCGTCATCTGCCTGCCGCTAAATCTCCTGGCCTCCATCTTCGGCATGAACTGCAAGGTGGCGTGGCAGGCCGATGACTATCCCGACCTGAGAGCCTTCTGGGGCATTGTCGCTCTGATGGTGGCGTGGGTGCTTGTTTGCAGCATCCCGACGATCCGCCATATCCtgcgcggcaacgccgccaaGGCTATTGTCCCGACGGACAGCTAA
- a CDS encoding DNAj-like protein: protein MRGRHITRVVAALLVLVWVAAFVAEVPVHMAGAADPRDEDAKAVDAVLRLPEDDFYAVLGLDEAREDATERDIKNAFRRLSKKYHPDVATGDQDSYRLVYQRVQRAYEILGDRRKRKIYDILGIDGVTRLEKPQQQQQQMNPFFAFFGVGQQADAERGKDMELLMVVPLEDVYRGAAHTSRFAKRKICRACKGTGARSGEDVVKCPHCQGRGRLVQRVQIAPGFVQQMEQVCPHCQGKGTHVAHMCPVCRGKMVLPGEAVLSVDIEEGLPEGHVLTYELEADQAPGQVPGDVLLTVVSAPHPVFRRSGNDLYANVSITLKEALLGFKKTFTHLDGHNVELHWDGVMQNTQQVRIAGEGMPRHHVPSERGDLYITYNVLLPAALTAEQRALFQEHFA, encoded by the coding sequence ATGCGAGGCCGGCACATAACacgggtggtggcggcgttgctggtCCTGGTGTGGGTGGCGGCCTTCGTTGCGGAGGTGCCGGTGCACATGGCGGGTGCTGCCGATCCGCGTGACGAGGACGCGAAGGCCGTCGATGCCGTGCTACGACTGCCGGAGGACGACTTCTACGCCGTGCTCGGCCTTGATGAGGCACGGGAGGATGCCACCGAGCGCGATATCAAGAATGCCTTTCGGCGGCTTTCAAAGAAATACCACCCCGATGTCGCCACTGGCGATCAGGACTCGTACCGCCTCGTGTACCAGCGAGTGCAGCGCGCATACGAGATCCTCGGTGACCGCCGCAAGCGCAAAATCTACGACATTCTCGGCATCGATGGTGTGACGAGGCTGGAGaaaccgcagcagcagcagcagcagatgaaccccttcttcgcctttttcGGTGTTGGCCAGCAGGCCGACGCGGAACGCGGTAAGGACATGGAGCTGCtgatggtggtgccgctcgaGGACGTCtaccgcggcgctgcccacaCGTCCAGGTTTGCCAAGCGCAAGATATGCCGTGCGTGCAAGGGCACcggcgcgcgcagcggcgaggacgtGGTGAAGTGTCCACACTGCCagggccgcggccgcctggTGCAGCGAGTGCAGATTGCACCCGGCTTTGTGCAGCAGATGGAGCAGGTCTGCCCGCACTGCCAGGGCAAGGGCACGCATGTGGCGCACATGTGCCCGGTGTGCCGTGGCAAGATGGTGCTCCCtggagaggcggtgctgagcgTGGACATCGAGGAGGGTTTACCGGAAGGGCACGTGCTGACGTACGAGTTAGAGGCGGACCAGGCACCTGGCCAGGTGCCCGGCGACGTGCTGCTGACGGTGGTCAGCGCGCCGCATCCGGTGTTCCGTCGCAGTGGCAACGACCTCTACGCAAACGTGAGCATCacgctgaaggaggcgctgctagGCTTCAAAAAAACCTTCACACACCTGGATGGACACAATGTGGAGCTGCACTGGGACGGTGTAATGCAGAACACGCAGCAGGTACGCATAGCAGGGGAAGGCATGCCGCGGCATCACGTGCCATCTGAGCGGGGCGACCTCTACATCACTTAtaacgtgctgctgcccgcaGCGTtgacggcggagcagcgtGCGCTCTTCCAGGAGCACTTCGCCTAg
- a CDS encoding aldehyde dehydrogenase, mitochondrial precursor — protein MLRATLTRLEMAPKVTHIQDKLLINGKFVPAVSGKTFEVVNPADEKVIANVAEAEKADVDLAVKAARHAFESFRMTDGHWRRNLMLRLADILEKNSKEMAALESLDNGKPYEVALNVDVALSVECFRYCAGLADKVNGSVPPRSGNFLGIVKRQPIGVCGQIIPWNFPLLMAAFKLSPALALGNTVVLKPAEQTPLSALRLGEMAMEAGYPDGVLNILPGFGATAGADIARHMDVDKVAFTGSTAVGHQVMRMAAETNLKKVSLELGGKSALIVCEDADLEEAAQVATTGVYFNTGQVCTASSRIYVHESVYDEFVSRLRKNAEARRVGPGNDTANNMGPLVSKKQHERVLMYIEDGVKAGATVVTGGKRIGDKGYFVQPTIFSEVKEDMRICKEEIFGPVTCVMKFKDMDEAVKRANNSIYGLAAGICTRSMDTALRYSTYLNAGTVWVNTWNDFCVSMPFGGFKQSGIGRELGKEVIDMYTEPKAIHFALKGPIVKP, from the coding sequence ATGCTGCGTGCCACCCTCACTCGCCTGGAGATGGCCCCCAAGGTCACGCACATCCAGGACAAGTTGCTGATCAACGGCAAGTTCGTGCCGGCGGTATCTGGTAAGACATTCGAGGTTGTGAACCCCGCGGATGAAAAGGTGATCGCGAACGTCGCGGAGGCCGAAAAGGCAGACGTGGACCTTGCCGTGAAGGCTGCCCGCCACGCCTTTGAGTCCTTCCGCATGACCGACGGCCACTGGCGCCGCAATCTGATGCTGCGCCTGGCGGACATCCTGGAGAAGAACAGCAAAGAGATGGCTGCGCTGGAGAGCCTGGACAATGGCAAGCCGTACGAGGTGGCACTGAACGTGGACGTGGCGCTTTCGGTGGAGTGCTTCCGGTACTGCGCTGGACTCGCGGACAAGGTGAATGGctccgtgccgccgcgctctggCAACTTCCTCGGCATTGTGAAGCGCCAGCCAATCGGCGTGTGCGGCCAGATCATCCCTTGGAACTTCCCGCTTCTGATGGCTGCGTTCAAGCTCAGCCCTGCACTTGCATTGGGCAACACGGTTGTGCTGAAGCCCGCGGAGCAGACGCCGCTgagtgcgctgcgccttggCGAGATGGCGATGGAGGCTGGATACCCGGACGGCGTGCTGAACATCTTGCCGGGCTTCGGCGCGACCGCAGGCGCGGATATTGCGCGCCACATGGACGTGGACAAGGTTGCCTTTACGGGCTCGACAGCTGTTGGCCACCAGGTGATGCGGATGGCGGCGGAGACCAACCTGAAGAAGGTGTCTCTGGAGCTTGGCGGCAAGTCTGCGCTGATCGTGTGCGAGGACGCCGActtggaggaggcggcgcaggtcgCGACGACCGGTGTCTACTTCAACACGGGCCAGGTGTgcacggcgtcgtcgcgcatTTATGTACACGAGTCTGTGTACGACGAGTTCGTGTCGCGTCTGCGCAAGAACGCGGAGGCGCGCAGGGTGGGACCAGGCAACGACACGGCGAACAACATGGGCCCATTGGTGTCGAAGAAGCAGCACGAGCGGGTGCTCATGTACATCGAGGACGGTGTGAAGGCTGGCGCGACGGTGGTGACTGGCGGCAAGAGGATCGGCGACAAGGGCTATTTCGTGCAGCCGACCATATTTTCGGAAGTGAAGGAGGACATGCGGATCTGCAAGGAGGAGATCTTTGGCCCCGTAACGTGCGTGATGAAGTTCAAGGACATGGACGAGGCCGTGAAGCGCGCGAACAACAGTATCTACGGGCTGGCTGCTGGCATCTGTACGCGCAGCATGGACACTGCGCTCCGCTATTCGACATACCTCAACGCCGGCACGGTGTGGGTGAACACCTGGAACGACTTCTGCGTCTCCATGCCGTTTGGCGGCTTCAAGCAGAGCGGCATTGGTCGGGAGCTGGGCAAGGAAGTCATCGACATGTACACGGAGCCGAAGGCGATCCACTTTGCCCTCAAGGGGCCCATTGTCAAGCCGTGA
- a CDS encoding cytochrome c oxidase VII, putative, with the protein MPRPFGVWAPATTLAEYRARIPNPFAYSFKWVYAMKKEVFYPPEALAHFKDPQQFKDAVDTVIAMRVSDKIFGEGQKLPRHPVILMVMVLATHGFIIFSGLKYYYGTYMPANNPTWRKTVNKEWEEAINNSPWDHMSHVWQYSDEYAAALGDTAAPGQRKFYIPA; encoded by the coding sequence ATGCCGCGTCCGTTCGGTGTTTGGGCTCCGGCCACGACGCTTGCCGAGTATCGCGCACGCATCCCGAACCCTTTCGCATACAGCTTCAAGTGGGTCTACGCCATGAAGAAGGAGGTCTTCTACCCACcagaggcgctggcgcacttCAAGGACCCCCAGCAGTTTAAGGATGCAGTTGACACCGTCATCGCGATGCGTGTGTCGGACAAGATCTTCGGCGAGGGCCAGAAGCTCCCCCGCCACCCGGTCATTCTCatggtgatggtgctggCAACGCACGGTTTCATCATTTTCAGCGGGCTAAAGTACTACTACGGAACGTATATGCCGGCAAACAACCCGACGTGGCGCAAGACGGTCAACAAGGAGTGGGAGGAGGCCATCAACAACTCCCCGTGGGACCACATGTCGCACGTGTGGCAATACAGCGACGAATACGCGGCCGCGCTCGGCGATACGGCTGCTCCTGGCCAGCGCAAGTTCTACATCCCCGCTTAA